One segment of Acidianus sp. HS-5 DNA contains the following:
- the albA gene encoding DNA-binding protein Alba: MSTTTPTPSNVVLVGKKPVMNYVLAALTLLNQGVPEIVIKARGRAISKAVDTVEIVRNRFLPDKIEIKSIGIGSQVVTSQDGRQSRVSTIEVTIKKKA; encoded by the coding sequence ATGAGCACGACCACTCCAACTCCAAGCAACGTAGTATTAGTTGGTAAAAAACCTGTAATGAACTATGTATTAGCAGCTCTAACTCTATTAAACCAAGGCGTACCAGAAATAGTAATCAAAGCTAGAGGAAGAGCAATAAGCAAAGCTGTAGATACAGTAGAGATAGTTAGAAACAGGTTCTTACCAGACAAGATAGAGATAAAGTCAATAGGAATAGGAAGCCAAGTAGTAACAAGCCAAGATGGAAGGCAGTCTAGAGTATCAACAATAGAAGTAACTATCAAGAAAAAGGCATAA
- a CDS encoding CTP-dependent riboflavin kinase — translation MLAEICTLSKIINLVKEKGEVTQQLLAKEFNISQQSVSRKLKELEDADLIIRIETKDGEIIRLTEKGEKLLLDCLNEISSAISFQHEIRIKGKATSGLGEGKLFLSLPYYENSFKKFLGFTPYPGTLNIVIYDRISFENRLRLDTSRYINIPEYRDENRVLGAVKAYPARINDLEPAAIVIPLRTTHPKSVIEVISPYFLREKLSLKDGDEVLIEALI, via the coding sequence ATGCTAGCTGAAATTTGTACATTAAGTAAGATAATAAATTTAGTAAAAGAAAAAGGAGAAGTAACTCAACAACTTTTGGCAAAAGAGTTCAATATTTCTCAACAATCTGTATCCAGAAAATTAAAAGAATTAGAAGATGCTGATTTGATAATTAGAATTGAGACTAAAGATGGAGAAATAATAAGGCTTACAGAAAAGGGCGAAAAATTACTTTTAGATTGTCTAAATGAAATATCGTCCGCAATATCGTTCCAACATGAGATAAGAATTAAAGGAAAAGCTACATCGGGTTTAGGAGAAGGTAAACTATTTCTCTCTTTACCATATTATGAGAATTCTTTTAAAAAATTTCTAGGATTTACTCCGTACCCTGGAACATTAAATATAGTTATTTATGATAGAATTTCGTTTGAAAACAGATTACGTTTGGACACGTCAAGGTATATAAACATTCCAGAATATAGAGATGAGAACAGAGTTCTGGGTGCAGTAAAAGCTTATCCCGCAAGAATAAACGATCTTGAACCTGCAGCAATTGTCATACCTCTGAGAACTACTCATCCCAAGAGTGTAATAGAGGTAATTTCACCTTATTTTTTGAGAGAAAAACTTTCCCTTAAAGATGGGGATGAAGTATTAATAGAAGCTTTAATTTAA
- the gatC gene encoding Asp-tRNA(Asn) amidotransferase subunit GatC gives MKIKVDDQLIDKLQRLALIEINDNEKDMIKNNISKILEFFDKINELDLENVDPLFHPIPHGKLRKDEIKTPLDRDSALQNVKRKENGYIVGPSTVE, from the coding sequence ATGAAAATAAAAGTTGATGATCAATTGATAGACAAACTTCAGAGATTAGCTTTAATTGAAATTAATGATAACGAAAAAGATATGATAAAAAATAATATATCAAAAATTCTAGAATTCTTTGATAAAATTAATGAACTCGACCTAGAGAACGTTGATCCGTTATTTCATCCTATACCTCATGGTAAATTAAGGAAGGATGAGATTAAAACTCCTCTAGATAGAGATTCAGCGTTACAAAATGTAAAAAGAAAGGAAAACGGATATATTGTAGGCCCCAGTACGGTGGAGTAA
- the twy1 gene encoding 4-demethylwyosine synthase TYW1 encodes MVVSTLKIDTLSRIMEEMEKEKYHIIGNHSAYKKCHWTHEALTEGRYCYKGKFYGIESHRCVQMTPTAAWCWFRCIHCWRLEPEDIGLEWDETKLPITDDPEYIAEKSIEEHKKAVSGYLGRQGVDPNIAKEAMKPAHVAISLTGEPTLYDRLGELIHEYHKKGLTTFLVTSGIRPDVLASLDEEPTQLFVSIQAPNERKHKLINRPIVANSWNLFLKTLEILPSFSSPTVIRMTMIKGFNMSEEDAKDFAKLIEMAMPTYIEVKAYMHVGPSTLRLSRDAMPRHSEVREFAKLMEKYTGYKIISEHVPSRIVLLSKLDKPIQIGNAWSNKWNWETKDIEDDIHGEYAEAELGSGNNQC; translated from the coding sequence ATGGTTGTCTCAACGTTAAAGATAGATACTTTAAGCAGAATAATGGAGGAGATGGAGAAAGAGAAGTATCACATAATAGGAAATCACAGTGCATATAAGAAATGTCATTGGACTCATGAAGCATTAACAGAAGGAAGGTATTGTTATAAAGGAAAATTCTATGGAATTGAAAGCCACAGATGCGTTCAAATGACACCAACCGCTGCATGGTGCTGGTTTAGATGCATACATTGCTGGAGACTTGAACCAGAAGATATTGGCTTAGAATGGGATGAAACTAAGTTACCAATAACAGACGATCCAGAATATATTGCAGAGAAGAGTATTGAAGAGCATAAGAAGGCAGTATCAGGATACCTAGGAAGGCAAGGTGTAGATCCTAATATTGCAAAAGAAGCAATGAAACCTGCACACGTAGCTATAAGCTTAACGGGAGAACCAACACTATATGATAGACTGGGAGAATTAATTCATGAATACCATAAGAAAGGATTAACTACATTCCTAGTAACTAGCGGGATTAGACCAGACGTTCTAGCTAGTTTAGACGAAGAACCTACTCAACTCTTTGTATCAATACAGGCACCAAATGAGAGAAAGCATAAGCTAATAAATAGACCTATAGTGGCAAATTCTTGGAATTTGTTCTTAAAAACTCTCGAAATCTTGCCTAGCTTCAGCTCTCCCACTGTAATTAGAATGACAATGATAAAAGGTTTTAACATGAGTGAAGAAGATGCTAAAGATTTTGCAAAATTAATCGAAATGGCTATGCCAACTTATATCGAAGTTAAAGCTTACATGCATGTAGGACCTTCAACTTTGAGGCTAAGCAGAGATGCTATGCCCAGACATTCGGAAGTAAGAGAGTTCGCTAAACTAATGGAAAAGTATACTGGATATAAGATTATTTCAGAGCATGTACCCAGTAGAATTGTTCTATTAAGTAAACTGGATAAACCTATACAGATAGGTAATGCATGGAGTAATAAATGGAACTGGGAAACTAAAGATATTGAAGATGATATACACGGAGAATATGCTGAAGCAGAGCTAGGTTCAGGTAATAATCAATGCTAG
- a CDS encoding DNA-binding protein, which produces MMNKPFEVVVNRSKSVEDHVLEIIEILNHNSNEVELKGYGFEINKAVDIYNSLKDRLKEGITLEEVSIGSETKDRKRISYLLLRIKRSY; this is translated from the coding sequence ATGATGAATAAACCATTCGAAGTAGTAGTTAATAGATCAAAATCCGTCGAAGACCACGTTTTAGAAATAATAGAAATACTAAACCACAACAGTAATGAAGTTGAATTGAAAGGATATGGATTTGAAATCAATAAAGCTGTAGATATTTACAACTCCTTGAAAGACAGATTAAAGGAAGGAATAACACTAGAAGAAGTCTCAATAGGTAGTGAAACTAAAGATAGAAAAAGAATATCATATTTGCTCCTCAGAATTAAGAGAAGTTACTAA
- a CDS encoding DEAD/DEAH box helicase produces the protein MFSKTFYLTQWLDEDTFSKLLTFARFLGRENNVSEFVIDIERARRNRVRAEEIKDTLKEVGINLSEEEYKQLHKLLPTYDIEFSLNNGKLIIIPHVYIMDIIKKSEDDIPIKYNRQEKVFETYPYYYYDLKELFIENGLIVKELNLLFNRKFDFSLNVTLRDYQIEAIQKWKENNYRGVIALPTGAGKTIIGIKAIEETRVPTLIVTFTREQMLQWRETIMKFSSVRPEVGLYYSNEKEIRQITLSTYQTAFRHVEELGDKFDLLIIDEAHHLPADKFREVALGVLATKRLALSATPYREDGRHEELFRLMGGVVYYKPVEELIKKGYLAPYDILQIKVLLTAEERKKYLTLLNKYKVLSKNRKLKELIVLAKNGDNNAIEALKVYNEIKKVVNFAENKMLKIEEILDKEKGKKILIFTQYVDQAEEIARRFNTLLISGRMPKNERKRVLDTFKYMKNGVLTLTTVGDEGLDIPDASVGIIVTGTSSRRQFIQRLGRILRPVNGKKAVLYEIVVAGTQEEYQSKKRKEESILDEIQISSEYSDDM, from the coding sequence ATGTTCTCGAAGACTTTCTACTTAACGCAGTGGCTGGATGAAGATACTTTTTCAAAGCTCTTAACCTTTGCGAGATTCTTAGGTAGAGAAAATAACGTTTCAGAATTTGTGATAGATATTGAGAGAGCTAGGAGAAATAGAGTAAGAGCTGAAGAAATAAAAGACACGTTAAAAGAAGTAGGCATAAACTTAAGTGAAGAAGAATATAAGCAATTACATAAGCTTCTTCCTACTTACGATATAGAATTCTCATTAAATAACGGAAAATTGATAATTATACCTCATGTTTATATTATGGACATCATTAAGAAAAGTGAGGATGATATACCAATAAAGTATAATAGGCAAGAAAAGGTTTTTGAGACTTATCCTTACTACTATTATGATTTAAAGGAATTATTTATAGAGAATGGATTGATTGTAAAGGAATTAAATTTATTATTTAATAGGAAATTTGATTTCTCATTAAATGTAACTTTAAGAGATTATCAAATTGAAGCAATACAAAAGTGGAAGGAAAATAATTATCGTGGAGTTATAGCTTTGCCCACAGGGGCAGGAAAGACTATAATAGGCATAAAGGCTATAGAAGAAACAAGAGTTCCTACGTTAATAGTGACTTTCACTAGGGAACAGATGCTACAATGGAGAGAAACTATTATGAAATTTTCTTCAGTTAGACCCGAGGTCGGATTATACTACAGTAATGAAAAAGAAATTAGGCAAATAACTCTATCAACCTATCAGACAGCATTTAGACATGTTGAAGAGTTGGGTGATAAATTTGATTTATTAATAATAGACGAAGCTCATCATTTGCCTGCAGATAAATTCAGGGAGGTGGCCTTAGGAGTTTTGGCAACAAAAAGGTTGGCTTTGTCGGCAACTCCTTATAGAGAAGATGGACGACACGAGGAATTATTTAGACTCATGGGAGGTGTAGTTTATTATAAGCCCGTAGAAGAGTTGATAAAGAAAGGATATCTGGCCCCATACGATATACTTCAAATTAAGGTTCTTTTAACTGCTGAAGAGAGGAAGAAATATCTTACTTTACTTAATAAGTATAAAGTATTATCAAAGAATAGGAAATTGAAAGAACTTATAGTATTGGCAAAAAACGGTGATAATAACGCTATTGAAGCATTAAAAGTATACAATGAGATTAAAAAAGTGGTAAACTTTGCAGAAAATAAAATGCTTAAAATTGAAGAAATATTGGATAAAGAGAAAGGAAAGAAAATTCTAATTTTCACTCAATATGTAGATCAAGCAGAAGAGATAGCTAGAAGATTCAATACATTATTAATATCTGGGAGAATGCCTAAAAATGAAAGAAAGAGAGTTCTTGATACATTTAAATATATGAAGAACGGAGTACTCACTTTGACTACAGTAGGCGATGAAGGCTTAGATATTCCAGACGCAAGTGTAGGAATAATAGTTACAGGCACAAGCTCTAGAAGACAGTTCATTCAAAGATTAGGTAGAATATTAAGACCAGTTAACGGTAAAAAGGCAGTACTTTACGAAATCGTAGTAGCTGGAACACAAGAGGAGTATCAATCTAAGAAGAGGAAAGAAGAATCGATTTTAGATGAAATTCAAATTTCATCTGAGTATTCAGACGATATGTAA
- the rgy gene encoding reverse gyrase produces MVTSVFLKACPNCGGPLEDYRALAGLPCSKCLPGDISPFNNLSVDDKINLVYNILVHENKLKGYWNLYYYHQLSQEIIDYFKKISGKEPWSLQKLWLRRLVEGSSFSMSAPTGMGKTTTIIVYSTYLQNSNKNVLYIVPTKSLMQQICGKIDKIGGKISCGKVGQGISIVTVNYINRNFDEIKDYRPDFVAVDDADAIVKSGKTVDKLVTLMGIPQEVYEDAIKLVKLKRLLAIEEKRDEIETKIAEIEYRISKYYGLASQLVVASATLRPKGIKQKALRYITGFDVSTAQIYARNIVDTFTSSPLVDIVSKLGSGGLILVSKEYGKDKIKEISESLGNVGFRTAIALSGRKFLEKFSNGEMDVIIGSASYYGVAVRGIDEPKRLKYVIFYGVPKSRLRLSQAVYNPYTLLKISKLFNINIDENLILSLSTSEAQLIKLAFLKSQKLTGKLGEIQKTLEDKINEVKSALKTISSEVISDTFLIRKIGKEFYIEYPDAITYLQGSGRSSRLLNGGLTLGLAVTIVDDPKLYEMLRRKLQYIIYNFNPTNFESLDLGKVKNEIERSRNDKNEELHISTGLLIVESPTKAKTIARMFGTPARRNIAGIPVYETVVIDGNNVHILDVVATKGHVTDLTTENIGYYGVEIRNEDKYPYYSPLYRCMNCKRIFTQDFDKCPYCGSTLISSSMSTVNAIRKIAMEVEDVYIATDPDVEGEKIAFDAAASVSAYNSRIFRVKYHEVTKKSILEALANPTKVDLNMVKSQIVRRVEDRWVGFELSKILQLKFSNRNYGAGRVQTPVLGWITKRTEEYKKNMCYVAYIKLGNYNHKVYLDRKNVKIDKVIIKKLEEKDDIILPLPPYTTDTLLIDAYNMYKLSAEKVMKIAQELFESGLITYHRTDSIHISNKGIEIAKEYLDKKGLMKNFMPRSWGNEGTHEAIRPTRSIDVEELKKEIEDNPQAYFIKFTWAHFALYEMIFKRFLASQMKEAVGKYTKYQIQVLDNVSEITVLTSIKGGFSEVLKPRIYEIPEGEIQVNPVITRGSKIKLYTYAEVIKEMKDKNIGRPSTYAKIIQTLMRHGYIIESKKKYVLIATKKGINVYNYLNSKFSSLVSENTTAELLEKMDMIAGGKINADSVLTEIFGQIRSLVTSLNSEEQI; encoded by the coding sequence ATGGTAACTTCAGTATTTCTAAAAGCCTGCCCAAATTGCGGAGGCCCACTAGAAGATTACAGAGCTTTAGCTGGTCTTCCATGTTCTAAATGTTTACCTGGCGATATCTCGCCCTTTAATAATTTATCGGTAGATGATAAAATAAATCTTGTATATAACATCCTTGTTCATGAGAATAAATTGAAAGGTTATTGGAATCTATATTATTACCATCAGTTATCTCAGGAAATAATTGATTACTTCAAAAAAATATCTGGAAAAGAACCTTGGTCCTTACAAAAACTATGGTTAAGAAGACTTGTGGAAGGTTCCAGTTTTTCAATGTCAGCTCCTACGGGCATGGGTAAAACTACTACTATAATAGTTTATTCAACTTACTTGCAGAATTCTAATAAAAACGTTCTCTATATCGTTCCAACTAAGTCATTGATGCAACAAATATGTGGAAAAATTGATAAAATTGGAGGAAAGATATCATGTGGAAAAGTAGGTCAAGGAATTAGTATTGTTACTGTTAATTATATAAATAGAAACTTTGATGAAATAAAAGATTATAGGCCAGATTTCGTTGCAGTAGACGATGCAGACGCAATAGTAAAAAGCGGAAAAACAGTAGACAAGTTAGTAACATTAATGGGCATACCACAAGAAGTTTATGAAGATGCAATAAAGCTTGTTAAATTAAAAAGATTGTTAGCAATAGAGGAAAAAAGAGATGAAATTGAAACTAAAATTGCAGAAATAGAATATAGAATATCTAAATATTACGGTTTAGCATCTCAGCTTGTTGTAGCTAGTGCGACCTTAAGACCAAAAGGAATAAAGCAAAAAGCTTTAAGATACATAACTGGATTTGATGTTTCAACAGCTCAAATATACGCGAGGAATATTGTAGATACTTTTACTTCATCACCTTTAGTTGATATTGTAAGTAAGTTAGGTAGCGGAGGATTAATCTTAGTTTCTAAGGAATACGGTAAAGATAAGATAAAGGAAATAAGTGAAAGTTTAGGAAATGTAGGTTTCAGAACAGCTATAGCTTTGAGCGGAAGGAAATTCTTGGAGAAATTCTCTAATGGAGAGATGGATGTAATTATAGGTTCGGCATCATATTATGGCGTAGCAGTAAGGGGTATAGATGAGCCAAAAAGGTTAAAATATGTAATATTTTACGGCGTTCCAAAATCTAGACTAAGACTTTCTCAAGCAGTATATAATCCTTATACGTTACTAAAAATTTCAAAGCTATTTAATATTAATATTGATGAAAATTTAATATTATCATTATCCACATCGGAAGCACAACTAATAAAGCTTGCATTTCTTAAATCACAGAAACTAACGGGAAAACTGGGAGAAATTCAGAAGACTTTAGAAGATAAAATTAATGAGGTAAAATCTGCATTAAAGACTATCTCTAGCGAAGTAATCTCTGACACATTTCTGATAAGGAAAATTGGAAAAGAATTTTACATAGAATATCCTGATGCAATAACATATTTGCAAGGGTCCGGCAGAAGTAGTAGACTATTAAATGGAGGTCTAACCTTAGGTTTAGCAGTTACCATAGTAGACGATCCTAAATTGTACGAAATGCTAAGGCGTAAATTGCAATACATAATATATAATTTTAATCCAACAAACTTCGAATCTTTAGATTTAGGTAAAGTTAAAAACGAAATAGAAAGAAGTAGGAACGATAAAAATGAGGAACTACACATTTCCACAGGCTTATTAATAGTAGAATCTCCAACAAAAGCAAAGACTATAGCAAGGATGTTCGGAACTCCTGCAAGAAGAAACATAGCAGGAATTCCCGTTTATGAGACAGTAGTAATAGATGGAAATAACGTGCATATCTTAGATGTAGTAGCAACTAAGGGGCATGTAACTGATTTGACTACTGAAAATATAGGATACTATGGAGTTGAAATACGAAACGAAGATAAGTATCCATATTATTCTCCTCTATATAGATGCATGAATTGTAAGAGAATATTCACACAAGATTTTGACAAATGCCCTTATTGTGGTTCTACGTTAATTTCGTCTTCAATGTCAACAGTCAACGCTATAAGAAAGATAGCGATGGAAGTAGAGGACGTTTACATTGCTACTGATCCTGACGTTGAAGGCGAAAAAATAGCTTTTGACGCAGCTGCAAGCGTTTCTGCCTATAATTCTAGAATTTTCAGAGTTAAGTATCATGAAGTTACTAAGAAGAGTATACTGGAAGCGCTAGCAAATCCTACAAAAGTAGATCTGAACATGGTAAAAAGCCAAATAGTTAGAAGAGTTGAAGATCGTTGGGTTGGATTTGAACTAAGTAAGATATTACAGTTAAAATTTTCTAACAGAAATTATGGTGCAGGAAGAGTTCAAACACCAGTATTGGGTTGGATAACAAAGAGGACTGAAGAATATAAGAAGAACATGTGTTATGTTGCGTACATAAAGTTAGGTAATTATAATCACAAGGTATATTTAGATAGAAAGAATGTGAAAATAGATAAAGTTATTATCAAAAAATTGGAAGAAAAAGACGATATAATACTACCACTACCACCATATACTACTGACACATTACTTATAGATGCTTACAATATGTATAAGCTTTCTGCAGAGAAAGTAATGAAAATAGCTCAAGAACTCTTTGAGTCAGGACTAATAACATATCATAGAACAGATAGTATACATATCTCAAACAAGGGAATAGAAATAGCAAAAGAATACTTAGATAAGAAAGGTTTAATGAAAAATTTCATGCCAAGATCTTGGGGCAACGAAGGTACTCATGAAGCCATAAGACCTACTAGGTCAATAGATGTTGAGGAATTAAAGAAAGAAATAGAAGATAATCCGCAAGCTTACTTTATCAAGTTTACTTGGGCACATTTCGCGCTATATGAAATGATATTTAAGAGATTTCTAGCAAGTCAGATGAAGGAGGCTGTTGGTAAGTATACAAAATATCAAATACAAGTCTTAGATAACGTAAGCGAAATTACAGTTTTAACCAGTATAAAGGGTGGATTTTCAGAAGTTTTAAAACCAAGAATTTACGAGATACCAGAAGGTGAAATTCAAGTTAATCCTGTAATAACTAGGGGATCTAAAATTAAGCTATATACATATGCTGAGGTAATTAAGGAAATGAAGGATAAAAATATAGGCAGACCAAGTACATATGCTAAGATTATTCAAACCTTAATGAGGCATGGATATATTATAGAGAGTAAGAAGAAATACGTATTAATAGCTACAAAGAAAGGAATAAACGTGTATAATTATTTAAATTCTAAGTTCTCATCGCTTGTGTCTGAAAACACTACTGCAGAACTATTAGAGAAAATGGATATGATAGCCGGAGGTAAAATCAACGCAGATAGTGTATTGACTGAAATATTTGGGCAAATACGATCTTTAGTAACTTCTCTTAATTCTGAGGAGCAAATATGA
- the gatA gene encoding Asp-tRNA(Asn)/Glu-tRNA(Gln) amidotransferase subunit GatA, producing the protein MIVRLVEDLKNRNLDPEEYVAKTFERINKSDKKINAFITLRNEEEVKNEVKESLKKGGKLAGVLIAIKDVISTKGIRTTCASKMLSDYIPPYNATVIEKLKDEGAVIIGKTNMDEFAMGSTTETSYFGPTRNPWDLERTPGGSSGGSGAALAAGYVELALGSDTGGSIRAPAAFTATFGLKPSYGTVSRYGLIAYANSLEQVGPMAKNAEDLGLLYSIIAGEDDKDATTIKYSVDSPPSEISVKGIKIGILSDILEMSDKSIVSVIKSAIDKLSSEGAVIEETKLGNAEYALPAYYIIAMSEASSNLARYDGVRYGYSKYFEGNWIQTFSKNREEGFGMEVKRRILLGSFILSAGYYEEYYIKALKVRRLIKNSLDQLFSKYDVLLSPTMPILPPKIGEMIDDPIKMYAMDVNTVIANLAAIPAISIPAGFYNNLPVGLQMMGRYLSDTMLIGTSINIEKIINMHDLTAPIV; encoded by the coding sequence ATGATTGTCAGACTTGTAGAAGATTTGAAAAACAGAAATTTAGATCCTGAAGAATATGTAGCTAAAACATTTGAAAGAATTAATAAATCAGACAAGAAGATTAATGCATTTATTACCTTAAGGAACGAGGAAGAAGTAAAGAATGAAGTAAAGGAAAGTTTAAAGAAAGGAGGTAAGTTAGCAGGAGTTTTAATTGCCATAAAAGATGTAATTTCTACTAAAGGAATAAGAACTACATGTGCCTCAAAGATGCTAAGTGACTATATACCTCCTTATAATGCAACAGTTATAGAGAAACTGAAAGATGAAGGTGCAGTAATCATAGGAAAAACTAACATGGATGAATTTGCTATGGGATCTACAACGGAAACTAGTTATTTTGGACCTACAAGAAATCCTTGGGATTTGGAAAGGACTCCAGGAGGATCTTCAGGAGGTAGCGGTGCAGCATTAGCTGCAGGATATGTAGAATTAGCACTCGGTAGCGATACAGGCGGTTCAATTAGAGCTCCTGCAGCATTTACCGCAACTTTCGGTTTAAAGCCGTCTTACGGTACTGTAAGCAGATATGGACTTATAGCTTATGCAAATAGCTTAGAACAAGTAGGACCTATGGCTAAAAATGCAGAAGATCTTGGTTTACTATACTCTATAATAGCAGGAGAGGATGATAAGGATGCTACTACTATTAAATATTCTGTGGATAGTCCTCCAAGTGAAATATCTGTAAAAGGAATTAAAATAGGCATACTTAGCGATATTTTAGAGATGTCAGATAAAAGCATAGTAAGCGTCATTAAAAGCGCTATTGACAAATTATCTTCTGAAGGAGCAGTAATTGAAGAGACTAAATTAGGTAATGCGGAATATGCTCTGCCAGCATATTACATAATAGCGATGTCTGAGGCAAGTTCTAATTTAGCAAGATATGACGGAGTTAGATATGGATATAGTAAATATTTTGAAGGAAATTGGATACAAACGTTCAGTAAAAATAGGGAAGAAGGTTTTGGAATGGAAGTTAAGAGGAGAATATTGTTAGGTTCCTTTATTCTCAGTGCAGGTTATTATGAGGAATATTACATAAAGGCTTTAAAAGTGAGGAGACTAATAAAGAATAGCCTAGATCAATTGTTTAGTAAATATGATGTGTTATTATCACCTACAATGCCAATTTTACCTCCTAAAATAGGCGAAATGATCGATGATCCAATAAAGATGTATGCAATGGACGTCAATACCGTAATAGCTAATTTGGCAGCGATTCCTGCAATTTCGATTCCTGCAGGATTCTATAATAACCTTCCTGTAGGGCTCCAAATGATGGGCAGATATTTATCAGATACTATGTTAATAGGCACATCTATAAATATAGAAAAGATAATAAATATGCACGACTTAACTGCACCTATTGTATAA
- the cutA gene encoding divalent-cation tolerance protein CutA, which translates to MPAILVLTTISGLESGKKLAKTLVEERLAACVNIVPYVKSTYRWEGKVVEDDESLLVIKTDSSVKDKIIKRIKELHPYELPEIITLDVTGGLENYLNWIKDSVQQ; encoded by the coding sequence ATGCCAGCAATACTTGTCCTTACTACTATTTCTGGGCTAGAATCAGGGAAGAAATTAGCTAAAACTTTAGTAGAAGAAAGACTAGCTGCTTGCGTAAACATAGTTCCTTACGTTAAATCTACTTATAGATGGGAAGGAAAAGTCGTAGAAGATGACGAAAGTTTACTAGTTATAAAGACTGACTCTTCTGTTAAGGATAAAATAATAAAGAGAATTAAGGAACTTCACCCTTATGAATTGCCAGAAATAATTACCTTAGATGTTACAGGAGGTTTAGAAAATTATTTGAATTGGATTAAGGATAGTGTTCAACAATGA